One stretch of Variovorax sp. TBS-050B DNA includes these proteins:
- a CDS encoding response regulator, protein MQPLIDGLIFIVDDDASVREALAWLLRSRRLESEHFASAEAFEQRLAEGPLPLQPLCLLLDVRMPGTSGLVLFDRLAERGLLEAMPVIFLTGHADVPTAVDAVKRGAFDFCEKPFSDNALVDRIEQALGASLRALEVQRVRRGLAERIAELTERERDVMRLVVEGLPNKLIADQLAISVRTVEVHRARVFDKMEVKSAVELANRLRDLQ, encoded by the coding sequence ATGCAACCGCTGATCGATGGACTGATCTTTATCGTGGACGACGACGCCAGCGTGCGCGAGGCGCTCGCCTGGCTGCTGCGTTCGCGCCGCCTCGAAAGCGAGCACTTCGCGAGCGCCGAAGCCTTCGAGCAGCGCCTTGCCGAGGGCCCGCTGCCCCTGCAGCCGCTGTGCCTGCTGCTCGACGTGCGCATGCCCGGCACCAGCGGGCTGGTGCTGTTCGACCGCCTGGCCGAACGCGGCCTGCTCGAGGCCATGCCGGTGATCTTCCTCACCGGTCATGCCGACGTGCCCACCGCGGTCGATGCGGTGAAGCGCGGCGCCTTCGACTTCTGCGAGAAGCCCTTCTCCGACAACGCGCTGGTCGACCGCATCGAGCAGGCGCTCGGCGCCTCGCTGCGCGCGCTCGAAGTGCAGCGCGTGCGGCGCGGCCTCGCGGAGCGCATCGCCGAGCTGACCGAGCGCGAGCGCGACGTGATGCGGCTCGTGGTCGAGGGGCTGCCGAACAAGCTGATCGCGGATCAGCTCGCGATCAGCGTGCGCACGGTGGAGGTCCACCGCGCGCGCGTGTTCGACAAGATGGAAGTGAAGTCGGCGGTCGAGCTGGCCAACCGCCTCCGGGACCTGCAGTAG
- a CDS encoding ATP-binding protein codes for MQALSVAPPRWAISAYVRLRSLWQRWFLWLILAVLVSALLVTVVWLAGRHEVEQVQAALDRDTIDAVADLRIGLQRNAQSLRATQALGLDRTHWPEAAAALLREHREWLRLEWRDAALRPLAAVNTPYRARLIADDSRGADQSDVALACTAARKLGAPAYSPSHYVPVLGGAGIEVMELCVPMDAGGFLVASYSLRDTLIELVGPALTRGQEVAFTEADGTRLAALGTSRRTGTRVFTSQQLIDLPGNALMLRVDGWRAAPDLFPNVLTALVTAISIALVSVLVLLARDTRRRLRAERDLADALAFRKAMEDSVITGLRARDLQGRITYVNPAFCEMVGFTPEELMAGSGASIEAPYWPTELAHEYQQRQARRLAGGMPPREGFESVFMRKDGTRFPVLIFEAPLINAQRVQTGWMSAFIDISEQRRIEELSRASQERLQASARLATVGEMASLLSHELTQPLAAIASYATGSLNMLGPQASGPQAEVAHAVRRIAEQADRAGQVIRSVHDFVRRRDRTREAVAPQALIDAVLPLVRLQARKLGVNIQVVLEEQLPPAMCDRTLVEQVLLNLARNAMQAMDTPESHERLLRLRVARAVAVGGSGAEDVRRWLEFSVADFGSGISEEVAGRLFTPFFTTRADGMGLGLSLCRTVVEQHGGVLVFEPNQPRGTVFRFTLPSA; via the coding sequence ATGCAGGCCTTGAGCGTCGCGCCGCCGCGCTGGGCGATCTCCGCCTACGTGCGGCTGCGCTCGCTGTGGCAGCGCTGGTTCCTCTGGCTGATCCTCGCGGTGCTGGTGTCGGCGCTGCTGGTCACGGTGGTGTGGCTCGCGGGCCGGCACGAGGTCGAGCAGGTGCAGGCCGCACTCGACCGCGACACCATCGACGCGGTGGCCGACCTGCGCATCGGCCTGCAGCGCAATGCGCAGAGCCTGCGTGCCACGCAGGCCCTCGGCCTCGACCGCACGCACTGGCCCGAGGCCGCCGCCGCGCTGCTGCGCGAGCACCGCGAGTGGCTGCGGCTCGAATGGCGCGATGCCGCGCTCCGGCCGCTGGCGGCGGTCAACACGCCCTACCGCGCGCGGCTGATCGCCGACGACAGCCGCGGTGCCGACCAGTCCGACGTGGCGCTGGCCTGCACCGCCGCACGCAAGCTCGGAGCGCCCGCCTATTCGCCGAGCCACTACGTGCCGGTGCTCGGCGGCGCCGGCATCGAGGTGATGGAGCTCTGCGTGCCGATGGACGCCGGCGGCTTCCTGGTGGCGAGCTATTCGCTGCGCGACACGCTGATCGAGCTCGTCGGCCCCGCGCTCACGCGCGGCCAGGAGGTGGCCTTCACCGAGGCCGACGGCACCCGGCTCGCGGCGCTCGGCACCTCGCGCCGCACCGGCACGCGCGTCTTCACCTCGCAGCAGCTGATCGACCTGCCCGGCAACGCGCTGATGCTGCGCGTGGACGGCTGGCGCGCCGCGCCCGACCTGTTTCCGAACGTGCTCACGGCGCTGGTCACCGCGATCTCGATCGCGCTCGTCTCGGTGCTGGTGCTGCTCGCGCGCGACACGCGCCGGCGCCTGCGCGCCGAGCGCGACCTGGCCGACGCGCTGGCCTTCCGCAAGGCGATGGAGGACTCGGTCATCACCGGCCTGCGCGCGCGCGACCTGCAGGGGCGCATCACCTACGTCAATCCCGCCTTCTGCGAGATGGTCGGCTTCACGCCCGAGGAGCTCATGGCGGGCAGCGGCGCCTCGATCGAGGCGCCCTATTGGCCGACCGAGCTCGCGCACGAATACCAGCAGCGCCAGGCGCGGCGGCTCGCGGGCGGCATGCCGCCGCGCGAGGGCTTCGAGTCGGTCTTCATGCGCAAGGACGGCACGCGCTTTCCGGTGCTGATCTTCGAGGCGCCGCTGATCAATGCGCAGCGCGTGCAGACCGGCTGGATGAGCGCCTTCATCGACATCAGCGAGCAGCGCCGCATCGAGGAACTCTCGCGTGCGAGCCAGGAGCGGCTGCAGGCCAGCGCGCGGCTCGCCACCGTCGGCGAGATGGCGTCGCTGCTGAGCCACGAACTCACGCAGCCGCTGGCCGCGATCGCGAGCTACGCCACCGGCTCGCTCAACATGCTCGGGCCGCAGGCGAGCGGCCCGCAGGCCGAGGTCGCGCATGCGGTGCGCCGCATCGCCGAGCAGGCCGACCGCGCGGGACAGGTGATCCGCAGCGTGCACGACTTCGTGCGACGGCGCGACCGCACGCGCGAGGCCGTGGCGCCGCAGGCGCTGATCGATGCGGTGCTGCCGCTGGTGCGGCTGCAGGCGCGCAAGCTCGGCGTCAACATCCAGGTCGTGCTCGAGGAGCAGCTGCCGCCGGCGATGTGCGACCGCACGCTGGTCGAACAGGTGCTGCTCAACCTGGCGCGCAATGCCATGCAGGCCATGGACACGCCCGAAAGCCATGAGCGCCTGCTGCGGCTGCGCGTGGCGCGCGCCGTGGCCGTGGGCGGTTCGGGCGCGGAAGACGTGCGGCGCTGGCTCGAATTCTCGGTGGCCGATTTCGGCAGCGGCATCAGCGAGGAAGTCGCGGGCCGCCTCTTCACCCCCTTCTTCACCACCCGGGCCGACGGCATGGGGCTGGGCCTCAGCCTGTGCCGCACCGTGGTCGAGCAGCATGGCGGCGTGCTGGTGTTCGAGCCGAACCAGCCCCGCGGCACCGTGTTCCGGTTCACGCTGCCGAGCGCATGA
- a CDS encoding carbon-nitrogen hydrolase family protein, which produces MKVAAIQMVSAIAREANLARARELLAQAAAAGAELAVLPEYFCMMGARDTDKLGLRETAGAGTVQGFLADAARELGLWIVGGTLPLESPEAERVFNSSLAFSPAGECVARYDKIHLFCFDNGTERYDERRVIAPGATPVVFDLPSRDGHRWRVGMSVCYDLRFPELYRALAKQGAELLLVPSAFTRTTGAAHWEVLLRARAIENLAWVVAPAQGGSHENGRQTWGQSMVVDPWGTVVAQQAREEGVVLFDIDAGQTGRMRAQLPALSHCVL; this is translated from the coding sequence ATGAAAGTCGCAGCCATCCAGATGGTCTCGGCCATCGCCCGCGAAGCCAACCTCGCACGCGCACGCGAGCTGCTCGCGCAGGCCGCCGCGGCCGGCGCCGAGCTGGCGGTGCTGCCCGAGTATTTCTGCATGATGGGCGCGCGCGACACCGACAAGCTCGGCCTGCGCGAGACCGCCGGCGCCGGCACGGTGCAGGGCTTTCTTGCCGATGCGGCGCGCGAACTGGGACTCTGGATCGTCGGTGGCACGCTGCCGCTCGAAAGCCCCGAGGCCGAGCGCGTGTTCAACAGCTCGCTCGCCTTCTCGCCCGCGGGCGAATGCGTGGCGCGCTACGACAAGATCCACCTCTTCTGCTTCGACAACGGCACCGAGCGCTACGACGAGCGCCGCGTGATCGCGCCGGGCGCCACGCCGGTGGTGTTCGACCTGCCCTCGCGCGACGGGCACCGCTGGCGCGTGGGCATGAGCGTGTGCTACGACCTGCGCTTTCCCGAGCTCTACCGCGCGCTCGCGAAGCAGGGCGCCGAGCTGCTGCTGGTGCCCAGCGCCTTCACGCGCACCACGGGCGCCGCGCACTGGGAGGTGCTGCTGCGTGCCCGCGCGATCGAGAACCTGGCCTGGGTGGTCGCGCCCGCGCAGGGCGGCAGCCACGAGAACGGGCGCCAGACCTGGGGCCAGTCGATGGTGGTCGATCCCTGGGGCACGGTGGTGGCGCAGCAGGCCCGCGAGGAAGGCGTGGTGCTGTTCGACATCGACGCCGGGCAGACCGGGCGCATGCGCGCGCAGTTGCCCGCGCTGTCGCACTGCGTCCTCTAG
- a CDS encoding OmpA family protein — protein MRKFVVASAAAAALFVAGCASQQSAAPDQGTASAGGQPATAAPANSWTARLQALKTELESSTKGTGVVIEQTTDNQLHLVIPNEMSFDVGRANVKRNLAQVLDKVAEGLRSATAASVRVVGHTDNTGSEEGNERLSVSRADSVRNHLVARGVSTTAVTTDGRGSREPLADNATPAGRAQNRRVEIFVAEKS, from the coding sequence ATGAGGAAGTTTGTTGTTGCGAGTGCGGCTGCGGCCGCATTGTTCGTTGCGGGCTGCGCTTCGCAGCAGTCGGCGGCGCCGGACCAGGGCACCGCGTCGGCAGGCGGGCAGCCCGCCACGGCCGCACCGGCCAACAGCTGGACCGCGCGCCTGCAAGCGCTCAAGACCGAGCTCGAGAGCTCGACCAAGGGCACGGGCGTGGTGATCGAGCAGACCACGGACAACCAGCTCCATCTCGTGATTCCCAACGAAATGTCCTTCGACGTGGGCCGCGCCAACGTGAAGCGCAACCTCGCCCAGGTGCTCGACAAGGTGGCCGAGGGCCTGCGCAGCGCCACGGCCGCCAGCGTGCGCGTGGTGGGCCACACCGACAACACCGGCAGCGAGGAAGGCAACGAGCGCCTGTCCGTGAGCCGCGCCGACAGCGTGCGCAACCACCTGGTGGCGCGCGGCGTCTCGACCACGGCCGTGACGACCGACGGCCGCGGCTCGCGCGAGCCCCTGGCCGACAACGCGACGCCCGCGGGACGCGCCCAGAACCGCCGCGTCGAGATCTTCGTCGCCGAGAAGAGCTGA
- a CDS encoding OmpA family protein — translation MKKFVLATSAAALVLSGCAGMTDTQRNTGIGAGIGALGGAAIGSATGGNRGAIGTGAVVGAAAGALGGYLWSQRMENQKRQMEAATQGTGVAVTQTANNELKLAIPSDVSFDVGRSNIKPNFAPVLDQFASGLRGNPNAEVRIIGHTDSTGSDAINNPLSVDRAASTRDYLVARGVNAAAFRIEGRGSHEPVADNNSEAGRAQNRRVEIYVGERAPRG, via the coding sequence ATGAAAAAATTCGTCCTCGCCACCTCCGCCGCCGCGCTCGTCCTGTCCGGATGCGCGGGCATGACCGACACCCAGCGCAACACCGGGATCGGCGCCGGCATCGGGGCGCTCGGCGGCGCGGCCATCGGTTCCGCCACGGGCGGCAACCGCGGCGCCATCGGCACGGGCGCGGTCGTGGGTGCCGCGGCGGGCGCGCTCGGCGGCTACCTGTGGTCGCAGCGCATGGAGAACCAGAAGCGCCAGATGGAAGCCGCCACGCAGGGCACCGGCGTCGCCGTGACGCAGACCGCGAACAACGAACTCAAGCTCGCCATCCCGAGCGACGTGTCCTTCGACGTGGGCCGCTCGAACATCAAGCCGAACTTCGCGCCGGTGCTCGACCAGTTCGCGAGCGGTCTGCGCGGCAACCCGAACGCCGAGGTGCGCATCATCGGCCACACCGACAGCACCGGCTCGGACGCGATCAACAACCCGCTGTCGGTCGACCGTGCCGCGAGCACGCGCGACTACCTCGTGGCGCGCGGCGTGAATGCCGCGGCGTTCCGCATCGAGGGCCGCGGTTCGCACGAGCCGGTGGCCGACAACAACAGCGAAGCCGGCCGGGCGCAGAACCGCCGCGTCGAGATCTACGTCGGCGAGCGCGCGCCGCGCGGCTGA